The following DNA comes from Nymphalis io chromosome 12, ilAglIoxx1.1, whole genome shotgun sequence.
ttgtaattatttttaatcctattatatatttgttactaatatttaacttaaaattacaaaatttcagggcagtgatatattttatatgctttGGGATAAACTCCACTCCTTTCCTTGAGCTACACAACACGGAGACTCCTCTTATGCACAGTTGTTCTCATGAACCAGAACAAATACGGTCAGAAGTGGAAGTTCTGAGGCAGGACTTTAATATGAGGGTCAAGAAAATACTATTCAATTCAATACTTGGAGCATATTATACAAGTTTTGTTCCATGTTGTTTTGCTCAggtaatttatgattatattattgatatatttctatatttattaatgtatatattttgaagatgaagaatttaattttgaaatattacatggtttatactaattatagattaaaattaatacaatgttGCTTGAAAATGTTAAATGCCTAGATTCCTAAGTCTAATGTAAGACAATTTGATAGACAATATGTCAgacaatttgataataaaaatctaacagataataaaactcTTGTACATAAAATGTGTATTATAGTTAGTTCCCTGTTGCTCGTACATGTATATCATGATGACGTACTAATGTCGCCCCCCCCCCCCGGCAGTCGTACCTGCAGTACGACAGCGCGGGCGCGGCGCAGCAGGTGGGGCTGGTGTGGGGCGCGCTGTGCGGGCGCTACGCGGCGCACCTGCTGCCCGCCGCGCTCACGGACGCGCCGCACCGCGCCGCGCGCCACCTCGGCCGCTGGCAGCCGCTCATCGGTGAGGATTGATCTATCGTATCAGTTTTCATTCCCCTCCATGGCATCGACGTCACTATGGAATCGCGATAAAATGCCGTTGTGAAAGTCCGCCAATTGTAACTAGACAAgcggaatagtgttgtattataaatgagggtaaattaaacaagaactgtctgtagtgcataatacagctAAGCTATAAGTAAACctcatggaatatgtaaatactaTGTAATCTACTGaaggtttatttatctttattccttcgattggaataggttaCATATGTATACACTAGGTTACATTAGATATGCGCTTTTTAACCCAACCATATTATGGTGACACTATAACCATTTGAGTAACtgagtacttattttttaacggCTATTGTattatggtattttttataaaaatggttgAAAAAAGTTCATGATGGTGAGAGATACGAGCTTGCGCCGCTGGCTCACTTAGTGATCGTAATACCTTGCGCGCAGTGTCGGGCGACGTGAGCGACGTGCCGGCGTGGTCGGGCGCGCGCGTGTgggggcgcggcgcgcgcgtgcGCGTGTCGCAGGCCGTGTACtgcgccgccgcgcccgccgtgGCCGCCGACCCCACCGACGTGCACCACATCCGCTTCTATGTGAGTCAATCTTATCTATACTACTTACTATAAATTACTAACCCGACTGCAAACTTTTACCTTAAAAAtaacagtattttaaattattgttatttcaaaaatatatattattttaatgaattgccttttgaatttttgtatattaaaattaatatttttcagttGTTAGTTTTAACGAACGtcgcaaattatttaatacggtattatttttaatttattttatttcactatatcggcagtatttttattagtattttttttttttatagaataggaaggtggacgagcatatgggccacctgatggtaagtggtcaccgaacacccttagacattggcattctaagaaatgtcaaccatcgcttaatgcgccaccaaccttgggaactaagattttatgtcccttgtgcctgtaattacactggctcactcacccttcaaaccggaacacaacaatatcaagtattgctgttttgcggtagaatatctgatgagtgggtgatacctacccagacgagcttgcacaaagccctaccaccagtaaactgaTATAAGTACTGTAACTGATATAAGTACctccaaattttattaaattaacacttttacgcaatattataaaaaaaaaaactatctcaCATGTATctcaccaaaaaaaaaaaaaaaacattcaaaatttacgtatttataatattaaagttgattaatatatttttcttttccaGTCTGTGTTCAGCAATCCATCAAAGCTGTTGTGCTTACTACTGTGCCTGCAGCTCTCATTAGTAGCCATGCAACTATGTCTCCTATTTAGTTCTTTCGCGTGGCATAATTTTTTAGCCAttgttatattactatttataaattattatacactaTTCAAGATGGTTCGAGATTATCTCGTCGCATGGAAAGTTTATAAGGCGGAAAACATGATACAGGACAAGAATGCAACGTTACAAGTTaattaacgataaaataaacGTAGAGTATCTCTGCACACATTTGTAATCTGTTTGTCCCGTTAACCatattatacagataataaatgaaacTATTTATATGCGGTAAGAAAGATACAACATCTCATGTTTAATTTACTCATATATGTATTCCatagtacataaaaaaatatatttaaatatttaagtctaGTCAAATATTAGtctttggtttaaaaaaaaaggatattaaatattcaatgagCATATAACCCATAGTAATAACAGGACGGGTTGTAATATTCTGTCTTAATTAGTTCACGTATATAACCTTCCCGCTCTGAGGTTGGTAGCAACTGATGAAATCGCTGTCTACCTTAAAAAACATGATAGAATCTCATTACTCGTTTACTATGGTGACTTGTGTCCCTATAGCTCAGCATAGTTGACAGTCCTTAGTAAAAATGTTACGCGTTATTGatagacaatttaataaaatatattttttattgtgtaaaaGGCAGATGGCCATCTGCCTGATATCTTATAGTAATTGGTAAAAATCATGGACATTAGTGCTGAAAGGAAtattccttgcatcgccaatgcacaaCCAACCTTGGCAACAAAGATGTAAGTGACTTGTGTCTggagttacactggctctctatCTAACCCTTCCAACCGcaactgccaaacagcaatacatagtattgttgtgttgcacCCGGTACCACCTACATAAGTGATGGTCAATCATTTGAAGGCAGCATTTACACATACCGGATTTTTGCACTAAACGAATCGTTATTTTACATCAGTTATTGACTTCGAGCTACGAATAACGAGCCATTAGTCGTTCCTATACCTCACATATGTATGCGCGACTTCTAAACTTACGAAACGTATTTTATAGTGTGTTTGAATAACGACTCTTAGAAAAATCTACCATCCATTAGCAAATGGAATCTTTTGTTCTGTATATATtcgtcattaattttattttatgatgtttacttttaaataaaccgCTAACTTGATTTTTCTCGGAGTTATATGatcttataaatgtaatttgaaaAACTATAAAGTAAGCCAACTAATTTTAATCTGTTATAATGTGCATTGTGTAAACATTAAGGTATTTGTAAAAAGgctcattttattataagtgtctgtaaaatatttgtaaggcTGGTTTAATAgacattttaatcaaaattatactcatatgtattacaaaatgtGTGTTGgagatataaaatattcctttttacTATAAAACAGAACAAAATATATGACTTAGCAAGTATTAGAagttttatttccttatgcttAAGTATGACATTACAGACTCCAAAAGTACCGTTACATAATTACCTTGTTGAAGGTATGGTGTGTACATAGATTCCTGGAGGGGTTAATTGAgctaaatactattttaatgttGAGAAAAAAATGAGGTTTcagatatgttataataaaaagtaaataaatcttcaaccatttatttacaaattaatacacactgcttttaagaaatattaataactattataattataataatttcattttatggtAACCCATGAGGGATTTTTGCTGTCATTGATTTGAATTTTCATTGATTTCATTTTATCTCTTACTATATCACAAGCATTTAATAGTTCCTTATCTTTTCTTTCCAGAGCATTCGACCTCACTGTATGTCTAAATTCAACTAAAGTATCTATAAAAGTGTTTGTAACATTATCTCTTGATGATTCAGACAACTTCAACCCAAACTTAGTTAGAACTTGCGTTATATATTCTGCAATTAGTAAAACAGGGACTGGGTAATAATTAGTTGTACtagttttgattattttatttgtattattaactaAGTTTAGAATCAAATTAATACAAGAAGCTGTGTCAAAATCTGTTCTTAAAGATTCTAAGTTACTTTCTTTAACTTTTTGCAAATCATTCAATAGCTGATTATTATAATCTCCAACTTCTGGATTTTCTTGGTTTGCATATACTTCTACATCTTTTAAGAAGAATTTCAACTTTTTTAGGATATCCTCTGCAGTTAACATCAGTTCATCACTGTACTCCATAGAATACCTATAATTCGATATTAAACATGCCATTCTAAATGTGTCTGcactatatttttctaatatactAGGTATAGACAATGTATTTTTTAGAGATTTCGACATTTTAGTTTCTTTAAGATTTAAGTGTCCAACATGAACCCAATAATTTGCCCATTGCTTTGAATTGTGATAGGCACAAGATTGAGCTTCTTCATTTTCATGGTGTGGAAATTGTAAGTCAATACCACCAGCATGAAAATCAACTTGGGAACCAAATATTTTACTGACCATAGCGGAACATTCTATATGCCATCCTGGCCTTCCTTCACCCCATTCTGTTTGCCAAGATGGTTCACCTGGCTTATATCCCTTCCAAAGAGCAAagtccattttattttttttagcatCATCACTAGCTTCACCAATGTCTtgcattatttgtaattttccaTATGCAGGGAATTTTGAGGTATCAAAATAAACTGAGCCATCTTTGGCTACATAAGCCATTCCAGAATCAATGAGGCTTTTAATAAATTGACTTATCGTTACAATATGATCTGATACCCTTGTCACAATCATAGGTTTTTCCACATTTAAACTTGACATATCCATCCAAAACTCATGCTCATACATTTTAGCGACGGTTCTGTAATCGGTTTTAGTCTCATGAccttttttgattattttatcgtCAATATCGGTAACTCCCATAGCGGTAACgaggttaatattaaaaaaatattttaatattctttgaaTAATATCTAGCTTTACATAGCAACTAGCATGTCCGATATGTGCCGAATCGTACACTGTTGGACCACACGAATACCAAGTAGCTATAGTTggatcatttaatataataggaaCTTTTTCTTCAGCAACACAATTGTAAATATAGACTCCAATTGGATTTCCATTTGGCATTAGCCACTTTGTGTCTTTATAtggttttaaattacaaatatgtgTTAATTTTCTagtaaagatataaaataatttattcattttatttattaccgtAAAATACAGTTCTATTACTAATTATGTATCAGCAGCAACAATAGGTATCAGCTGTTAAATGTCAATTGTTATCACTTATCAGGTCGTAGCTGATAATTGGTAGCTTGTCACTAGTCACAGAGTGTATTCGATGTCCATTGACAATAACCTTAAACATTGGTTTCTCGAGTATTATAATATCGTATCCTTatccaaattataaaatattaataaatcttatgAAATATATGACTATTAATTGGTAACAATTTTTTACGTTTAtacttgaaaatttttaatggtaatatCGTACGAGAATTGTCAATGTCAATATAACTGTATATAAATTGTCACTGTCAatgcataaattaaaattgatataagaagtaaataatttatttaaataagtattgtaCAACTAGAATATGATTGCATTTGGTCCAGAAGAAGTCGGATTAGCTGATCGATCACCATGTGCTGGGATACGAGCTGACCTAAAGATGTGTCTTTTGAGTAGTGATTGTTGTAAAAAggttagaatttatatatttttcaattatacgtTATTATTTAAACCATCTCGTTCGTCTAGTGGTTAACTTCTACGGTGACAGAACCTGGGCTTTGAATACCTGGATCCCGggaaataattgtaattgattatttctgtttaaaaaattGCCATAAAAGCTCAAAGTTAGGAAGTTGGCAGAGTTACATTACCGagtctttataaatatgtaacaacGATTTTAACGACAataaacgcactaggcgtcatgagcgagCTTCAAAATcagcggccgaaggatcctctctcgcattggtctcttcagtcacgaacgcaagtgccttcgcgatgctgcttaaatcatctgtcaaagatgcagatgCCTATATGATGATAAACATGTAAGGCCAAAAGTCCAGTGCTTTATCTCTCCTAGAGTGCGTCGAATTGTCCTCCCATTGGACTGTGAATTGAATGTCACTCCTATGAGAGTAGAGTCAGTGGCTGCAGATATTGAAAGCAGCTCAGGATAGTTGCAGATTCGTAATATCCGCTAAGTCATAATACCAGTGCCCTAAATGCCTTAATATTTTCAGCAAAAGAAAACTCCTAGAGAATGTCTAAAAGATGGCATAGTACCTACAGAATGTATTCAATTACGGCAAAGTTTTTTTGAATGTAAACGTTCATTGGTAAGTTActttctgaaataaaattacaaataataggTTTTTGATATTTGCATCTGgaggtttatatattttagtaatattggcttttattaatcatttactAATGAagcattttatataagaataaagtcATTCAGCACTTTGAAACGTACATTATTGCATATAATTTATTGTGAGcaagttttattaatgtgataaaaaatactcagtatataatttatgttcaataataaataataaaaacttaaaaaataatatattttcacagtttttttatttttacagcttGACAACAGAAGAAGATTTAGAGGGCACAAAGGGTACTGATATTGCCTTAGgatataaatttagtattttgtttttactatagttttatttataataaagtgttataaaaaatagatgtattttttttgttcaatgcAACTCGTAAATTTTGTAGAAATGTTCATAGAATCAATGGTTATTACCATagatagattttttaaaaaaatatataccacatggccaacttataatatttttatgcaaaagATATCTACGTCCAtcttgttttttgttaaatctgatccatatttttgttaaagcttgcttttgtatattataatttataatgagaattttttataattttttttttttttatattcgccgggagggcaaatgactactccacctaatggtaagtggtagtagagtccaaatgcgacgacggccagtacaaacgggaaaaacgttctgcactagctgccttcgccttgccggcccgcaagatgcctcttcacgcctcgtttgaaggaacccgggttgtaagaggaggggaacacgtgagctggtaaggaattccatttttcggaagtgcgacaaagaaaggagatgccaaatttctttgttcgcgatggaattgatgtcatagttaggcggtgacatcgagaaccagctctcgtggacttaagaaggaagggggaagcaggaattagagagaatcattcctcagagcactcgccgtgatacagtcgatagaaagcgctcagtgctgctatctcacgatgcaattgtaaaggttcaagggtgtttttgacctttacgtcgccaataatgcgtacggcacgtcgctgcaaccggtccaaggcctccagtaggtacttagcggagccatcccaaaggtgcaagcaatattccacgcaagaccgtacctgtgttttgtacagcaggcacagttgttgtggcgtgaaaaaacgccgcaccttgttcagaactccgagtttccgtaaagctgtttttataacagcctcgatgtaatcccttggactaaggtcgcagcgaacgtcaatccccagaatggcgattttgctttgtatcaccagcggagtaccacagagggagggaagaggggaaaatgctgactttttcgctgtgagagcgcatacctgtgttttcttggcattaaactctacaagattatcagagccccatttggcgatgagctctaatgtcctatcgagttcaatgacaagatccttccgcctctcctcaatttccgctcgcccagccactgcgcgtccgtggtatccaccatgcactgtactatcgtctgcatagcaatgtatgttcccaagagagagcatatcattgatatgcaaaagaaagagtgtgggagatagcacagtaCCCtcggggaccccagcattcactacatagaattgtgaagcgcaaccatcaactaaaacacgaaggctacgcttgtgtaggaacctggcaatccaggtgcatagctgagcaggcagaccatatgccggcagcttggagagaagacttctgtgccagaccctgtcgaaaaccttggagatatcgaggctgacagcaaacgattctccatgcttgtcgatagcttcaccccagaggtgtgttacgtacgctagaagattacctgtggaccgttttggtcgaaacccgtactaacgatcattaattagacagtgatcttctaggtaatggatcagttggttgtttaaaatccgttccatcaccttacaaagtactgaggtgctagctattggccgataatttgccgggtcagaccgatccccttttttgggaaccgcttgcacattagctcttctccaagcctccggcacacatcccgaagagagagaaagttggaacaggcgcgttaacacaggagacagctccgctgcgcatttcttcagcactatggctggtattccatcggaaCCGCTAGCCaaccgtacatcaagtgattgcagttccgcacgcacatcacgttgcctgattttgatgtcagacatcgtatggccacataaaggtattgtaggtggcagcgcactacaatcatcgatgacgaaattatcggcaaagagtttagccaggagatcggcttgctcttgcggactgtgagctatcgatccgtccggatttctgagcggtggcagcgaaggttggcagaaattgttttgcacagacttggtcagacgccagaagctacgagagcccctaggatgcgaaacaaggtcatgaccaaccTGTaaaatgcgctgtgcatccgctctcgtgtatgccttcctacaggacttggaatttttattgtagtttgctttcagtgagtcaatgttagatgccccgctaatgcatcCACTGccatatgccgcctgcttagatgatacagcatcggtacaatcacgagtgaaccaacggttacgcgtatccctactgacgagatctgagctaggaatgtagtattccattcccaacatgatctcgtcagcaacagcagcggcactagctgtcgggtcattcccactgaagcaacgtttccaagggaccgacgcatagtaatcgcgcataccgtcccaatctgccgacttatagtgccaaacgcgacgtttgcataccgctagtggcggcagcttggcctgtggcactctggtagatataaggctgtgatccgaagagccaagaggagcctgaaccacaacctgatattccaccgggtgagaagtcagtagaaggtccagtagagaaggtgcttgcccatcaattttttattttatttatttaacactttttgcacaacatatacataaaatgagagaagtaggaaacaatcaaagaaaaagaaaataaaaaatggtgcgcaaaggcggtcttatcgcttatagcgatctctaacagacaacctttggtgaaagaattttgtaagagaacaggtaagtgcatttacatataaaaaggagatactaaatatttaatagactacacatatctacatcccactaaccacatatacatacatacatacacacacatacacatatacattcatacaaatatatatatatatatatatatatatatataattattacttagcatatacatattatatataattatagagtataaaattatatatagataaattataaaccacatactatttcatacatacatacataccttacttggaaattgacaaataatagcttttcaagcggtatttaaaaatactcaatgaattcgactgccgaatatctgtaggcagtgcattccaaagtttgatggtttttgcagtaaaagagttactgtaggtttgtgtccggctgcagggaGTAACTAgcttattatcatccgaagaacgcaggttgtgtgcgctgtcgcaaccaagaaatttaaagcgttctttaaggtaagatggtgtgtgatcgatataaataatagagtagagaagagataaggcgtgtagatttcttcgtagtctgattggcagccactttaactgagaccgatactcagagacatgatcaaactttcgcaggccaaaaataaatcttatggctatattttgcagccgttttaatttatttaggaggtcttcagttaaatccatgtagcagacatcagcatagtccagtattggtaacaggaacgtattagctaaactgatctttgccttgataggcaatagatttttccatcgccttaagaaaccaatgatagcgaaaatcttacgactcatttcagtgatttgaggtacccaggaaaaggaagcatcaagaagtagtccaagatttctaacagtctcttgcatgtgtaatatttggccctcaaataagattggaggtagatgtttaacttggaccctcgtcagaagcttatgactgccaaatatagccacttgcgacttgctcgggttcactttgagaccgtaagatttacaccattcggatatctttgccaaatcatgattcaaggttgcagctgcctcatcaatactgtctaaaggagcggtaacgtaaatttgtagatcatcagcatatagatgataagaggaggaaataagtgaagagagagtattaatgaatatagaaaagagaagaggagagagcacaccaccttgcgggacaccggaaggaatatctagataggatgaatatttattattagccattatgcattgctgtcggttaaacagataagagtggaaccattcaatgacagtagaatctatgcttagcgatcttaggattgccaagcatatgtcatagtcgatgttattaaaggcatttgaaaagtcaaggagagctagtacagtcacggatttgttatcaataccctggcgaatgtcatcacataccttaacaagagctgtaactgtactatggcctaatctaaacccagattgaaaagggcacaggattttattaatagtgaggaattggtttagttgagagtgaacaacacgctctaacacctttgaaagaaatggaagaacAGAAATAGGTCTAAAATGAGAAAGAAGCAAAGGATTGGAAACTTTGAGAATAGGAATCACGAGAGCTTTACGCCATACAGAAGGAAAGGCACcatgtaataaagaatagttaaatatatggcataaagtaggcaaaatactgttaagggtaagaagtataagttttcgactaattccgtcaatgtctgggatcctggtgggctgatcccagccaccagttgggtcaagtcatgtgtgagagcaaaagcagtccttccagcatggtcagttttgagggatttcaaccatgattcgtggtgagcattaaaatcccccaaaaacaccaattccgcgttaggaaattgctcttgcgcagcatctacCACCCGATTAAGATGGttaaataatcggcttgtctccaagtcaccattgtgggatctgtagaggcacacgtagactcgactctgatgaaccaggtccacacgtaccaccaacatggagaaggaggggtcctccaaacagcgcagtcggtgacagcaaacatccgtcctgacgaacaagcatactccggctttcgctttgaaggattcttcaagcgtgtagccgggataattaaggtagctggtatcggcaggacggagtatttgtgtctccgtgagaaacaacattgctggccgtgctgtcctGAGATGGTGGTGGCCAGCGTttaggttagcgtggagtccacggatgttagagaactcaacctcaaacagcgagggtatggtgggggtgtgcaccgctgtacgaccgttatttctgttttgttgcgctaccatttgggaaaaaaaaatgaaaaagagacgtgaagcgagcgacgtattgccacgatagggatgggcaaaggttggaggcgtgtttccccaagtggttgcgagattatgcgtggcctggtggggcagcctcgcgagctggttaggcacgctcgggcccctgtactatgccacgggcggccagcggaacagccgttttttcgggtctccctgtccggcaggtcaatacagtttcccccggcattggttcaacagccgtctccattggaccaacacccatcgtggcaatactcgctcgggcactggtt
Coding sequences within:
- the LOC126772348 gene encoding transmembrane protein 39A, coding for MSCTENESGPFVVFFLPAALGCLTILLARRWAYSQVSTTSSTAVSRRRKIIKDPLAKRTLPTLPCKMVAPSSKKSSGGPKKGPATPLIEDDVSNGKRARSRLSPAKASGTDVKFIESPLPPKHIPFPYIPQDGELLFEIMNFVFTLVAMCLQFLNLYRTMWWLPHSYTTQAMNFYLIDPHLVAFIVTIISRRLLLSVSLALLKCILAPKLLPHATIAARMFILGVVLGALSWCTYFIMLKYPLVKIFYLCYPAVIYFICFGINSTPFLELHNTETPLMHSCSHEPEQIRSEVEVLRQDFNMRVKKILFNSILGAYYTSFVPCCFAQSYLQYDSAGAAQQVGLVWGALCGRYAAHLLPAALTDAPHRAARHLGRWQPLIVSGDVSDVPAWSGARVWGRGARVRVSQAVYCAAAPAVAADPTDVHHIRFYSVFSNPSKLLCLLLCLQLSLVAMQLCLLFSSFAWHNFLAIVILLFINYYTLFKMVRDYLVAWKVYKAENMIQDKNATLQVN
- the LOC126772349 gene encoding probable cysteine--tRNA ligase, mitochondrial: MNKLFYIFTRKLTHICNLKPYKDTKWLMPNGNPIGVYIYNCVAEEKVPIILNDPTIATWYSCGPTVYDSAHIGHASCYVKLDIIQRILKYFFNINLVTAMGVTDIDDKIIKKGHETKTDYRTVAKMYEHEFWMDMSSLNVEKPMIVTRVSDHIVTISQFIKSLIDSGMAYVAKDGSVYFDTSKFPAYGKLQIMQDIGEASDDAKKNKMDFALWKGYKPGEPSWQTEWGEGRPGWHIECSAMVSKIFGSQVDFHAGGIDLQFPHHENEEAQSCAYHNSKQWANYWVHVGHLNLKETKMSKSLKNTLSIPSILEKYSADTFRMACLISNYRYSMEYSDELMLTAEDILKKLKFFLKDVEVYANQENPEVGDYNNQLLNDLQKVKESNLESLRTDFDTASCINLILNLVNNTNKIIKTSTTNYYPVPVLLIAEYITQVLTKFGLKLSESSRDNVTNTFIDTLVEFRHTVRSNALERKDKELLNACDIVRDKMKSMKIQINDSKNPSWVTIK
- the LOC126772446 gene encoding cytochrome c oxidase assembly factor 5 gives rise to the protein MIAFGPEEVGLADRSPCAGIRADLKMCLLSSDCCKKQKKTPRECLKDGIVPTECIQLRQSFFECKRSLLDNRRRFRGHKGY